A part of Osmerus mordax isolate fOsmMor3 chromosome 10, fOsmMor3.pri, whole genome shotgun sequence genomic DNA contains:
- the gdf2 gene encoding growth/differentiation factor 2 translates to MQCSRTFLFQMCLSLLVSTGSCRCKPLNKVILTEDPEGFFHFSDQDLIEEDEVEANAQSKLESFLVTMKEEFLRKLNLSEVPQEHSRIYPPQFMMELYNKYASDTSAMPRSDVIRSFNLQDLCHSERNGSRSKHRLLFNVTVPDHEEVTMAELRLFTLPEERSSTGVRGTIRVYELDHTGSKPTPLLLDGREVMGSHPSWEAFDVTHAIQCWSSRGRGRGVSAFEVVVDQWEGGRTLDDVGSDRGDGAAGEGLDVSVAVGVNTSAALLVFSDDLSSRRREAREELREMILREEETVLSSGSSPQNEDDENINDNDEDLHPRRRRRRRRRQAESSYCRRTSMRVNFKDIGWDKWIVAPPEYDAFECRGVCFFPLTKDMTPSKHALIQTLVNLRNPKKANMACCVPTKLDPITVMYQEKGIITVRHLYEEMKVAACGCR, encoded by the exons ATGCAGTGTTCTAGAACCTTCCTATTCCAAATGTGTCTGAGTTTACTAGTCTCTACTGGCTCCTGTAGATGTAAGCCTCTAAACAAGGTCATCCTGACAGAGGACCCGGAGGGATTCTTTCATTTCTCCGACCAGGACCTCattgaggaggatgaggtggaggcgAATGCACAGTCCAAGCTGGAGAGCTTCCTGGTGACCATGAAGGAAGAGTTTCTAAGGAAGTTGAACCTGTCGGAGGTTCCTCAGGAGCACAGCAGGATCTACCCCCCTCAGTTCATGATGGAGCTGTACAACAAATACGCCTCTGATACGTCCGCCATGCCACGCTCTGACGTCATTCGCAGCTTCAACCTTCAAG ATCTCTGTCACTCAGAGAGAAACGGCTCCAGGTCCAAACACAGGCTCCTGTTCAACGTGACGGTCCCGGACCACGAGGAGGTCACCATGGCCGAGCTTCGTCTCTTCACTCTGCCGGAGGAGAGGTCCTCTACCGGGGTGAGGGGCACCATCAGGGTCTACGAGCTGGATCATACTGGCAGCAAACCCACACCTTTACTcctggatgggagggaggtcATGGGATCACATCCCTCATGGGAAGCGTTTGACGTGACCCATGCGATCCAGTGTTGGTCCAGCCGAGGTAGAGGCCGCGGGGTCAGTGCGTTCGAGGTGGTGGTGGATCAGTGGGAAGGCGGCCGGACACTCGACGACGTCGGCAGTGACAGGGGCGACGGCGCGGCTGGCGAGGGTCTGGACGTGAGCGTGGCCGTTGGGGTCAACACCTCCGCAGCTCTCCTGGTCTTCTCGGACGACCTGtcgagcaggaggagggaggcgagggaggagctgagggagatGATCCTCCGTGAGGAGGAGACCGTCCTGTCGTCCGGCAGCTCTCCTCAGAACGAGGACGACGAAAACATCAACGACAACGACGa GGACCTCCACCCGCGGCGGAGGCGccgcaggaggaggagacaggcggAGAGCAGCTACTGCAGACGCACCTCCATGCGGGTCAACTTCAAAGACATCGGGTGGGATAAGTGGATTGTGGCGCCGCCAGAGTATGATGCCTTTGAGTGTCGCGGCGTGTGTTTCTTCCCGCTGACAAAGGACATGACCCCCTCGAAACACGCCCTGATCCAGACCCTGGTAAACCTTCGCAACCCCAAGAAGGCCAACATGGCATGCTGTGTTCCCACCAAACTGGACCCCATCACAGTCATGTACCAGGAGAAGGGCATCATAACTGTGCGCCACCTGTATGAGGAGATGAAGGTGGCTGCGTGTGGGTGCAGGTAG
- the gdf10b gene encoding growth/differentiation factor 10b, giving the protein MKKTFLNLVRFLLILDSLYRVASDAFSDIKQQDSDILGSTDHTFAHESTHRDTVSISMFKVYEKYSKEPHRKRDGNTVRGFKSVPGDCKASSCFQFNLSSIPDSERILSVSVHFLVQRPRPRPGVCRHSRKLSCRLQHLQSSPPPSQLLFRGTSPNSAFPSLLGNLTLPPLRKSAWQTRDVTAVIKHARVLSELLITAELDLGVKHHQQQRLHHQNHPERHPQANLPYMLVYTDDLAIDEPNSVAMTLQRYGPFPVGEEPTRPPNASPPASPSRMRRNVPDQDMQLQTNHLPEVHYNTLKNHELWQSTYFAPKAKPSTVKDERHKLSLEGSEVLSKPQVLSFDERTMKKARRRQWSEPRACSRRYLRVDFADIGWSEWVLAPKAFDAFYCAGTCGFPIPKVVRPSNHATIQSIVRAVGIVPGVPEPCCVPDKMSPLSVLFLDPDKNMVLKVYPGMSVDTCACR; this is encoded by the exons ATGAAGAAGACGTTTTTAAATCTGGTGCGTTTTTTATTGATTTTGGACAGTCTTTACAGAGTTGCATCGGACGCCTTTTCTGACATCAAGCAGCAGGACAGCGATATCCTAGGAAGTACCGATCATACCTTTGCGCACGAGAGTACACACCGGGACACGGTCTCCATCAGCATGTTCAAAGTCTATGAAAAGTACAGTAAGGAACCTCACCGTAAGAGAGACGGAAACACCGTTCGAGGTTTCAAATCTGTCCCGG GAGACTGCAAGGCTTCCTCCTGTTTCCAATTCAATCTGTCCTCCATCCCAGACTCTGAGCGAATCTTATCTGTCAGCGTTCACTTCCTGGTTCAGCGTCCTCGTCCTCGACCCGGGGTCTGCCGGCATTCTCGGAAGCTGTCCTGCCGCCTCCAACACCTCCAGAgctcacctccaccttcccaGCTTCTGTTCCGAGGAACGTCCCCCAACTCGGCCTTCCCTTCACTGCTGGGGAACCTCACCTTGCCTCCCCTCCGGAAGAGTGCCTGGCAGACAAGGGATGTTACAGCGGTGATCAAGCATGCCAGGGTTCTTAGCGAGCTCCTCATCACTGCAGAATTGGATCTGGGAGTGAAGCACCAtcaacaacagaggctccaccACCAGAACCACCCAGAGCGCCACCCTCAGGCCAACCTTCCCTACATGCTGGTCTACACAGACGACCTGGCAATAGACGAACCCAACAGTGTGGCCATGACCTTACAGAGGTACGGTCCGTTCCCTGTTGGAGAGGAACCCACACGACCCCCCAATGCCTCCCCCCCGGCTTCCCCCTCCAGGATGAGGAGAAACGTGCCAGACCAGGACATGCAGCTCCAGACCAACCACCTTCCTGAGGTGCACTACAACACTCTGAAGAACCACGAGCTCTGGCAAAGCACATACTTTGCCCCCAAAGCCAAGCCATCGACAGTCAAAGATGAGCGCCACAAGCTAAGCCTGGAGGGCAGTGAGGTGCTGAGTAAGCCTCAGGTGCTGAGCTTTGATGAGAGAACCATGAAGAAGGCCAGAAGGAGGCAGTGGAGTGAGCCCAGAGCCTGTTCTAGAAGGTACCTCAGAGTGGATTTTGCAGACATCGGCTGGAGCGAGTGGGTGCTGGCTCCTAAAGCTTTTGATGCCTTCTACTGTGCAGGCACCTGTGGGTTCCCCATCCCTAAG gtTGTGCGTCCTTCTAACCATGCTACGATCCAGAGCATTGTCCGGGCGGTGGGCATAGTGCCTGGGGTTCCAGAACCCTGCTGCGTCCCGGACAAGATGAGCCCACTAAGTGTTCTCTTCCTGGACCCAGACAAGAACATGGTCCTGAAGGTCTACCCAGGCATGTCTGTTGACACCTGTGCCTGCCGGTAG